From the Blastopirellula marina genome, one window contains:
- a CDS encoding ABC transporter permease subunit/CPBP intramembrane protease, with product MNWDNVKLILKRELRDQARDRRTLFSVIGLPVLLYPLMGLMVLQVMQFRTAHPTRLRVIGLSELPGTPDLFVPSVQKEGEVNDDSAYEFSPILLQDAGVTSHFEIEATEASVDPAVVEKTAKETLEADRLDAIIYFPPGFKERMESFQDEKNDKESKAEFPSPQLITNSSDERSKLADGRLRQILHSWREKLIQHNLEANDVPAVITDPFSFGTLDLSEKPLDQSSYLWAKIFPFIVVIWALTGAFYPAIDLCAGEKERGTLETLLSSPALRSEIVAGKLLAIMTFSIATSVLNLASMGFTASFVMGQVGGGEMASRLNFGPPPIWSLGWLFLALIPMAALFSALALAIATMARSSKEGQYYLLPLLMLNLPLVVLPVLPDTELSFGTSLIPVSGMSFLLKALMEGDYTKAATYVLPVLGVTAFCIWVAIRWAIDQFNNESVLFRESERFSLQAWLRKMWRDRQDTPTAAGAFVMGILLLALPHMIGKYVMPVPGPDGKLSLASLVQYMLTNQIGLILLPVLIAACIFTRSVKKTFSLRLLDARVYAAIWMAPILAICLHPYAIYLREIIQNMIPMSKELQDQLQDMLGSTAELPIVGIFLLFAILPAVCEEFACRGFILSGMRHIGHKWAAIAISAIFFGLMHGILQQSIPATIFGLMIGFLAVQSRSLFPAILFHATHNSLVFAQGMITTETIEENPWLKVLVATATEMPGEARYQPIFVFLCGIGAVALVGIFARMPAELSSEERRQEALNHQGVFRSAIGNRKDSSTSP from the coding sequence ATGAACTGGGACAACGTCAAACTGATTCTAAAGCGAGAACTGCGTGATCAGGCGCGTGATCGCCGTACGCTCTTTTCTGTGATTGGTTTGCCGGTTCTTTTGTATCCGCTGATGGGGCTGATGGTATTGCAGGTGATGCAGTTCCGGACAGCCCACCCAACGCGGCTGCGCGTGATTGGCCTGAGTGAACTGCCAGGCACGCCTGACTTGTTTGTGCCATCGGTCCAAAAGGAAGGTGAAGTTAATGACGATTCGGCTTACGAATTCTCGCCGATCCTTTTGCAAGATGCCGGTGTGACGAGCCACTTCGAGATCGAAGCCACAGAGGCATCCGTCGACCCAGCGGTGGTCGAGAAGACGGCGAAAGAAACACTGGAGGCTGATCGGCTCGATGCGATCATCTACTTTCCGCCTGGCTTCAAAGAGCGGATGGAAAGCTTTCAAGATGAAAAGAATGATAAAGAGTCGAAAGCTGAGTTTCCCTCGCCGCAATTGATCACCAATTCGTCGGACGAGCGTTCGAAGCTGGCCGACGGCCGTTTGCGGCAGATCTTGCATTCGTGGCGCGAAAAGCTGATCCAGCACAATCTGGAAGCCAACGATGTGCCGGCGGTGATTACCGATCCATTCAGTTTCGGCACGCTCGATCTTTCCGAAAAGCCGCTCGATCAGTCGTCCTATCTTTGGGCGAAGATTTTTCCATTCATCGTGGTCATCTGGGCACTGACCGGGGCGTTCTACCCGGCGATTGACCTTTGTGCCGGCGAAAAGGAACGCGGTACGCTTGAAACGCTGCTCTCCAGTCCTGCGCTGCGATCAGAGATTGTGGCCGGCAAGTTACTGGCGATTATGACGTTCAGTATCGCGACCAGTGTGTTGAATCTCGCGAGTATGGGGTTCACGGCCAGCTTCGTCATGGGGCAGGTCGGCGGTGGCGAGATGGCATCGCGGCTTAACTTCGGTCCTCCTCCGATCTGGTCGTTGGGTTGGCTGTTTCTAGCCCTGATCCCAATGGCCGCTTTGTTTAGTGCCCTGGCCCTGGCGATCGCCACGATGGCCCGTAGTAGCAAGGAAGGGCAGTACTACCTGCTTCCCTTGTTGATGCTCAACTTGCCGCTGGTCGTGTTGCCGGTGCTGCCCGATACCGAATTATCCTTCGGCACGTCGCTGATTCCTGTGAGCGGGATGTCGTTCTTGCTCAAGGCGTTGATGGAAGGGGATTACACCAAGGCGGCCACCTATGTGCTGCCGGTGCTGGGCGTGACGGCGTTTTGTATTTGGGTGGCCATTCGCTGGGCGATCGATCAATTCAACAACGAGTCGGTCTTGTTCCGCGAAAGCGAACGATTCAGTCTCCAGGCATGGCTCCGCAAGATGTGGCGTGATCGTCAGGACACGCCTACCGCGGCCGGCGCGTTTGTGATGGGCATTTTATTGCTTGCGCTTCCGCACATGATCGGCAAATACGTGATGCCGGTACCGGGCCCTGATGGCAAACTGAGCCTGGCTTCGCTGGTGCAGTACATGCTGACCAATCAGATCGGCTTGATCCTGCTGCCGGTACTGATCGCTGCTTGCATCTTTACTCGTAGCGTGAAGAAGACCTTCTCGCTGCGGTTATTGGATGCCCGCGTTTACGCTGCCATATGGATGGCACCGATCCTGGCAATCTGTTTGCATCCTTACGCGATTTACCTGCGTGAGATTATCCAGAACATGATTCCAATGTCGAAGGAGCTTCAGGATCAGTTGCAGGACATGCTTGGCAGCACAGCCGAACTTCCGATCGTGGGGATCTTCCTCTTGTTTGCCATCTTGCCGGCGGTTTGTGAAGAGTTTGCCTGCCGTGGATTTATCCTGTCAGGCATGCGTCATATCGGACATAAGTGGGCGGCGATTGCGATCTCGGCGATCTTCTTCGGGCTGATGCACGGAATTCTGCAGCAGTCGATCCCTGCTACGATTTTTGGCCTGATGATTGGTTTCCTGGCGGTTCAGTCGCGAAGCCTGTTCCCAGCGATCCTGTTCCATGCCACGCATAACAGCCTGGTGTTCGCCCAGGGGATGATCACGACGGAAACGATTGAAGAGAATCCTTGGTTGAAGGTGCTTGTTGCCACCGCGACCGAGATGCCGGGCGAAGCACGTTATCAACCGATCTTTGTCTTCCTGTGCGGGATCGGTGCCGTGGCGCTGGTGGGGATCTTTGCCCGGATGCCGGCGGAACTGTCGTCGGAAGAACGCCGGCAGGAAGCACTCAATCACCAAGGCGTATTCCGCTCGGCGATTGGCAACCGTAAAGATAGTAGTACTTCGCCTTAG
- a CDS encoding ABC transporter ATP-binding protein has translation MIHVRDLVKSYDDLQLGKFTAVDHISFFAMPGEIFGLLGPNGAGKTTALRILSTVLEPTSGTVQIAGYDVTTEPAMVRHKIGFMSANTAVYDRMTAWEMVEYFGKLYGLPDHELHDRMEELFHRLGMREIRDVLGAKMSTGMKQKVSIARALVHDPPVLIFDEPTLGLDVFVARALVQLISELRDQGKCIIFSSHIMREVEKLCDKVAIMNRGKILAEGTIDQLRTEYNQPDLEELFFHLIGEPDGIAN, from the coding sequence ATGATTCACGTTCGTGATCTCGTCAAGTCGTACGACGATCTCCAACTCGGAAAATTCACGGCAGTGGATCACATCAGCTTCTTTGCGATGCCTGGTGAGATTTTCGGTCTTTTGGGTCCTAACGGTGCCGGGAAGACCACGGCGCTTCGTATTCTGAGTACGGTTCTCGAGCCCACTTCCGGCACGGTACAAATCGCCGGATACGATGTCACCACCGAGCCTGCCATGGTGCGGCATAAAATCGGTTTCATGTCGGCCAATACGGCTGTATACGACCGGATGACGGCTTGGGAGATGGTCGAATATTTCGGCAAGCTGTACGGCCTGCCTGATCACGAACTGCATGACCGGATGGAAGAACTCTTCCACCGCTTGGGTATGCGCGAGATTCGCGACGTGCTGGGGGCGAAGATGTCGACTGGCATGAAGCAGAAGGTTTCCATTGCCCGGGCGCTGGTGCATGATCCTCCGGTGCTGATCTTCGACGAACCGACGCTGGGGCTCGATGTGTTCGTGGCGCGTGCTTTGGTTCAGTTGATCTCGGAACTGCGCGACCAGGGGAAGTGCATCATCTTTTCGTCGCACATCATGCGGGAAGTCGAGAAGCTGTGCGACAAGGTGGCCATCATGAATCGAGGCAAGATCCTCGCCGAAGGGACCATCGACCAGTTGCGAACCGAATACAACCAGCCTGATCTGGAAGAGTTGTTCTTCCATCTGATCGGCGAGCCGGATGGAATCGCCAACTAA
- a CDS encoding acetolactate synthase, with the protein MSTGAGSGTNFSTMRGRDYPSLRQFTVFLENRVGQLLEIVRRFEGSNVRIVALSINDATECCFVRFLLSDPEGGREILERAGLALIESDLIGVELPAEKQPLLRVCTALLQSEVNIVQAYPLLYTPNNRAAVALMVDNTDIAMDTLLSRNFKVLTEDDLKFDD; encoded by the coding sequence ATGAGTACGGGAGCCGGCTCCGGTACCAATTTCAGCACCATGCGAGGTCGCGATTACCCCTCGCTGCGCCAGTTCACCGTTTTTCTGGAAAACCGCGTCGGGCAATTGCTAGAGATCGTCAGGCGCTTTGAAGGTAGCAACGTTCGCATTGTTGCTCTTTCCATTAACGATGCCACCGAATGTTGTTTTGTTCGTTTTCTGCTGAGCGATCCCGAAGGGGGACGCGAGATCCTGGAGCGAGCTGGCCTGGCTCTGATCGAATCGGATCTGATCGGTGTCGAACTGCCTGCCGAAAAACAGCCCCTGTTACGGGTTTGCACGGCCCTGCTTCAGTCGGAAGTGAACATCGTTCAGGCGTACCCACTACTTTACACGCCTAACAATCGTGCCGCTGTCGCATTGATGGTCGACAACACCGACATTGCGATGGACACCCTTCTGTCGCGGAACTTTAAGGTCCTGACCGAGGACGATTTGAAGTTCGACGACTAG
- a CDS encoding acyl-CoA thioesterase, whose product MLTEHTIEVRVRYQETDAQGRVHHANYITYFELARTEMLRAGGFNYKRMEADGTLLVVRDVECRYHLPAEFDDLLQVTVKTVKAKGARIELAYEIRREEDLVVEGKTLLACITREGKPTRIPDVLRLD is encoded by the coding sequence ATGCTGACAGAACACACCATCGAAGTCCGCGTCCGCTATCAGGAAACAGACGCCCAGGGACGCGTGCATCACGCCAACTACATCACCTACTTCGAGTTGGCTCGCACCGAAATGCTGCGTGCGGGTGGTTTCAATTACAAGCGTATGGAAGCCGACGGCACACTGCTGGTGGTCCGCGATGTCGAGTGCCGTTACCACTTGCCGGCCGAGTTCGATGACCTACTGCAAGTCACGGTGAAAACAGTGAAAGCCAAGGGAGCCCGGATCGAATTGGCATACGAAATCCGTCGCGAGGAAGATCTCGTCGTTGAAGGCAAAACGCTGCTCGCCTGCATTACGCGCGAAGGAAAACCGACGCGGATCCCTGATGTGTTACGGCTTGATTAA
- a CDS encoding phosphopantothenoylcysteine decarboxylase has translation MARILLTSGPTRQYIDPVRYLTNASSGRMGCSLAEAAVAAGHEVVIVSGPVTVTYPSEATVHWVNTTDEMLAVAQEQFENCDGLIGVAAPCDYRPEFVQGQKIAKTGQPLILQLIETPDVVATLGAEKKHRWVVGFALETEDRRFRALVKLEKKSCDLMILNGPEAMNSEENHVEVLAKDGSVVATLEGSKPEVATQIMQIVGQRLIKP, from the coding sequence ATGGCCCGCATTCTTTTGACCTCGGGACCGACCCGACAATACATCGATCCTGTCCGTTACCTGACCAATGCTTCCAGTGGGCGAATGGGATGCAGCCTGGCCGAGGCCGCCGTGGCTGCCGGACACGAGGTCGTGATCGTCTCAGGCCCTGTCACGGTTACCTACCCAAGCGAGGCGACCGTCCATTGGGTCAACACGACCGACGAAATGCTAGCTGTCGCGCAGGAGCAGTTCGAGAACTGCGACGGCCTGATCGGCGTGGCGGCACCGTGCGACTACCGACCAGAGTTCGTTCAAGGGCAAAAGATCGCCAAGACAGGCCAGCCGCTGATTCTACAGTTGATCGAGACGCCGGACGTCGTCGCAACGCTGGGTGCGGAAAAGAAGCATCGCTGGGTGGTCGGTTTCGCCCTGGAAACCGAGGATCGTCGTTTCCGGGCCCTGGTGAAGCTGGAAAAGAAGAGCTGCGACCTGATGATCTTGAATGGCCCCGAGGCGATGAACAGCGAAGAGAACCATGTCGAGGTGCTTGCCAAAGATGGCAGCGTGGTCGCCACTCTCGAGGGAAGCAAGCCTGAAGTGGCCACGCAGATCATGCAAATCGTCGGCCAGCGGTTAATCAAGCCGTAA
- a CDS encoding right-handed parallel beta-helix repeat-containing protein: MRFFAFALTLILLTSPARGDDIFVDNVRGDDRNRGNSSHFSEGENGPIASIAKALRISRKGDRIILTNTGVPYKESITLQGGNNSGWGFSPLTIEGNGAILDGRAPVPPEGWKHVQGNVYCFAPTYKSYHQLYLDDRPATRVAIKDMGELDTLQPLEWCLLDGMIFFCAEKDRGPGSYRLSYTAHRTGITLYEVRNVKILDLTVQGFQLDGINVHSNCYDVELAGITSRGNGRSGVSVGGASRATLTKSLLGDNGTAQLRGEGFSKTEVIESTLLENTAPATFQKDARITIDGQEVNAAPVAETAQVARPLPQPNAPASPLRR; this comes from the coding sequence ATGCGTTTTTTCGCATTCGCCCTAACCCTGATCCTCCTGACCTCGCCCGCTCGCGGTGACGATATTTTCGTCGACAATGTGCGTGGCGACGATCGTAACCGTGGGAACTCCTCGCATTTCTCAGAGGGTGAAAACGGCCCCATCGCTTCGATCGCCAAGGCCCTGAGAATTTCGCGAAAAGGGGATCGCATCATCCTCACCAACACGGGTGTTCCGTACAAGGAATCGATCACCCTGCAAGGCGGAAACAACAGCGGCTGGGGATTCTCTCCTTTGACCATTGAAGGCAACGGTGCCATTCTCGATGGACGTGCACCCGTTCCACCTGAGGGATGGAAACACGTGCAAGGGAACGTCTACTGCTTCGCCCCAACCTACAAGAGCTACCACCAGCTTTATCTGGATGACCGCCCGGCTACCCGCGTGGCAATCAAGGATATGGGGGAACTCGACACGCTCCAACCACTTGAATGGTGCTTGCTCGATGGCATGATCTTCTTTTGTGCTGAAAAGGATCGCGGCCCAGGCAGCTACCGTTTGAGCTACACGGCGCATCGCACAGGGATCACGCTGTACGAAGTACGCAACGTCAAGATTCTTGATCTGACCGTTCAAGGCTTCCAACTTGATGGGATCAACGTGCATAGCAATTGCTATGATGTTGAACTCGCTGGCATCACCTCGCGTGGTAACGGACGTAGCGGCGTCTCGGTTGGAGGTGCTTCGCGTGCAACGCTTACCAAATCGCTGTTAGGCGATAACGGAACCGCTCAGCTTCGTGGTGAAGGGTTCTCTAAAACAGAAGTGATCGAATCGACATTGCTGGAAAACACCGCTCCGGCGACCTTCCAGAAAGATGCTCGTATCACAATCGACGGCCAGGAAGTTAACGCGGCTCCGGTTGCTGAGACCGCTCAAGTGGCTCGTCCACTCCCTCAGCCAAATGCTCCAGCGTCTCCTCTTCGGCGTTAG
- a CDS encoding lysylphosphatidylglycerol synthase transmembrane domain-containing protein gives MKKHLITVLRILVPAGILAYLLWTIGSDPESAESVRQIFSSKTRWGNVAIGFGFALLALSCTFIRWYLLVISVGIPFSLKDAFRLGFLGYMLNFVGLGGIGGDLFKGYVLAKDNPTKRPEAVSTIFMDRLIGLYALFMVTSLAALSLDLEGSQPAIRSMVYVVHGVTIGGFLGLSLVFLPSFAKGSFREFLEDLPKVGGAFKRTFAAVGMYRRHPRYLVFIGLLSLGVHSFFSVAVYFLASGLFERHPSLLEMMVITPLAMVFAAIPLSPGGMGTLELAVTELYVTVPAEEFSKANGITVALGFRAMTIGLAFIGAIFYWTNRASVDQSMAEANAEEETLEHLAEGVDEPLERSQQPEPR, from the coding sequence GTGAAAAAGCATCTGATTACCGTCCTGAGAATCCTTGTACCGGCAGGCATTTTGGCCTACCTGTTATGGACCATTGGTAGTGACCCGGAAAGTGCGGAGTCGGTTCGCCAGATCTTCAGCAGCAAAACCCGGTGGGGTAATGTCGCGATTGGGTTTGGATTTGCCTTGCTGGCACTTTCGTGCACGTTTATTCGCTGGTATCTGCTGGTCATCTCGGTCGGGATTCCCTTCTCGCTGAAGGATGCGTTTCGCCTTGGGTTCCTGGGGTACATGTTGAATTTCGTGGGCCTGGGGGGCATTGGTGGCGACTTGTTCAAAGGCTACGTCCTGGCGAAGGATAACCCGACTAAACGCCCCGAAGCGGTCTCGACGATCTTCATGGACCGGCTGATCGGGCTGTATGCGTTGTTCATGGTCACTTCCCTCGCGGCGCTCAGCCTCGACCTGGAAGGCTCGCAGCCAGCGATTCGCTCGATGGTTTACGTCGTCCACGGTGTGACGATCGGCGGATTTCTGGGGTTGTCGCTCGTCTTCCTGCCAAGCTTTGCCAAAGGATCGTTTCGCGAGTTCCTGGAAGATCTGCCGAAAGTTGGCGGGGCATTCAAGCGAACCTTCGCGGCCGTGGGCATGTATCGTCGTCACCCCAGGTATCTGGTGTTCATTGGCCTGTTGAGCTTAGGGGTGCATTCGTTCTTTTCCGTGGCCGTGTACTTTCTGGCATCGGGGCTGTTTGAGCGGCACCCGTCGCTGCTGGAGATGATGGTCATTACGCCGCTGGCGATGGTCTTCGCCGCGATCCCACTTTCGCCAGGGGGCATGGGAACGTTAGAACTCGCGGTTACCGAGCTTTACGTGACCGTCCCAGCTGAAGAGTTCAGCAAAGCCAACGGAATAACCGTTGCTTTAGGGTTCCGTGCCATGACGATCGGCCTGGCGTTTATCGGGGCGATCTTCTACTGGACTAATCGAGCTTCTGTCGACCAGTCGATGGCCGAGGCTAACGCCGAAGAGGAGACGCTGGAGCATTTGGCTGAGGGAGTGGACGAGCCACTTGAGCGGTCTCAGCAACCGGAGCCGCGTTAA